The segment AGCCTCCGCTGCAGTCTCAAGTTCAACAATCGGCCTATTTGCATAATGCCTCTGGAAAGAGAAGCAGGATGATAAGGAAAGTTCAAAACCATTACATACAGAGATAGAAAGGAGAACATTGTATCAAAGCTTTCTAGTAATATGATTTTCTGATTAagtcatactccctccgttccaaaatagatgactcaactttgcactaactttaatacaaaattagtataaagttgggtcatctattttggaacggagggagtagaatggaacGCACCGAATCAGGGCTAAACTAAAGAAAGTAAATACCCCAGTTATGTCAAAAAAGTAAATACCCCAATTTTGGATCGAATGGAAAAATAATGTCAAAAGCCAAAGGAACAGAATTCAGTTTCAATACAAAACTTGTAAACCATCGAGGAAGACCACTATTGTCATTTAAAAAACAGCAGTTGTTCCACGATTTGGATTTTACCACTGATCACAATACCACATCACCTAAGAGAGGGTTGGTAACAAACTTTAGAACACAGAAAAACCTCATTACTGCTGCAGGGATTGTTAAGATGACCCAAACAGGCAGGCATACATGTAAAAATTACAGAAACCAAATAATGCTCTGGAGCTTAAGCTGGACATATGCAGACCTTGAGCTCAGCTAAGACCTCAGGGGCGGTCCTCCCACACACGCATATCTTGAAGATGCAAAACTTGCTGCAAATTCATCAAAGTTTTTCACATAAAACTGAGGACCCAGATACCAGTTGATCTGCAAAAGTTATAGCTGCAAAATATCTTTTCCCTCCTGGTTGCGCATTTTCTGTCTTTTCTGAAGTGATTCTAATGTTCTGTGCATGCATCTTTAGAAGGAAGACGTAAAACTTGCTGCAAACCGAGCAACGCTGTACACATCTATCTTAACTGATCCCGCCGGTTACATTACACAAAGAGCACAAGGAAAGTGCAAAACTTAATGCCATCCATGGTTTGGTTCAAACCTGATCAGATTACAGTACATATTACGAGCGAGACAAAGCCTATGGCTGTGTAACCAACAACAGTAGCGTATGTGGCTAAATCGGCAGACTTTGGTTGCTGTTTCAGTCGAGGACATAGATGCGGGAGGCGATGTCCTGGACAAGCCAGTCGAAGCCCTGGAGCAGGCCGTCGCTGGTGTAGGCGCTGCAGCCAACGATCTTCCAGTGCCGGTCCTTGTTCATCACTTCAAGATTCAGAACCTGAATCCAAAACTCAAATCTGTTATCATCAAACTTCTAGACACTGCTAAACTTGAGTCTGAGTCGGTCAAAATAACTAAAATCATCTTGGAGCTATGCTTGCTGGGATAGTGCGATTAGTTTTCGACTATTCCTTAAAACGAAGATACACAGATGATGTGACTCCAAGTAGGAAGATTGACCAACGTATGCCAGTATGAATAATACATGCTCCTGGACTAGTATGCTTTACCTTGGCAATTTCGTCAGGCTTCAGAGCGCCCTGAATGTCTTGCTTATTTGCGAAAACTAGTAGCGATGATCCAGCCAGTCTCTGTAATCAACAATTCAAGGATCATCCGAATAGTTGAACAATAATATATAAACTAAGCACAAAGATGCTAGGTAATCAAATTTGCAGTCCCGAGAATTTTCTTATGCTAACAGTAAACATTCTGTTTTGCTAGTTTTCTGCAAAGTTACTCAAAGCAAAAACTTCAGAGAAATTACGTTATAGCAGATGATCAGTTGTATTCACTAGGAGGTTTACCTCTTCTTTCAAAAGATTGTGGAGCTCAGTACGGCAATCATCGAGCCTTCGAACATCAGAACTATCGACCACCCAAACTAGACCGTCAGTCTGCTCGAAGTAGTTCCTCCAATACGAACGGATGGTCTTCTGACCCCCGACATCCCATATGTTCAGCGAGTACCTGCCACAATCACCCCATTATCAATTCTTGTCAATTTGTTCTGCTGTTCCCCATGAATGTACTCGATGCACTTTGAGTTTTCGACCACCATGAGTCATGAGTGATGGGCATCAAGCAGCTGCCAAAATTTCGGCCAAAGTATGTAGTATTTTAACCGATGTGATTTAGTACTCTTTCAGATAAATGCAGATTAGTAATCGCATTGCCTACTTTCAATGGTAAAAGTACAACCACCCATGCCGCTTGCCTCGTAGTAGGATGAAAACATAACAGATGAATATAACATATTTAACGGGAAGCAATGTTTCTTGTTATGGAAAAATTAACTTAACAAATAAGCAATGAATGCACTACATACTTTTGGTACTGGATGGTCTTGATATTAAAACCAAGAGTAGGGCTGATGACACCAGTATCCTCCCCATTTATCTTGAGCACAATTGTCGTCTTACCCAAGTTGTCCAGGCCACTGTAAATTTGACATCGGTGAGTTAAACCAACAAGAACAAAGAACTGAATGACACAAACCTTGAAAGTCCAGAAGCATACATATCAACGAAAGAACCAAGAACAGTTGTGCGTTGGGATAGGAGGATTCTGGGGTAAAATAATTAGGCGAAAGGAATGGAGCAGTAAACTTACACCATGAGAATCCGCATCTCCTTTTCCTTGCGCTTGATTTTTCTGATGATGCTGAGGAGACCCATTCTGGAGGTGGCCCAGCAGAGGAATCAGTATAAAGTAAGATAAAGACGGGGAATACAGCCACACATGAAAAATACTTGTGAAATTCTAATGCAGTTAGAGACACTCAGTCAGGTTGCTAGGAACCCCCAATGTTTACGTAAGTATCACACAGACAGAATAACAAACTGTGCTAGGAATTGGTGATGATGCAGGGTCATAATTTTGATAATCGGTGAAGATTCAGGCATGGTTTGTGTATCTCACTTAAATTCAAAGCAAGGTCTGATCTCAGAAGACATGAGCCGGAGGTAGATTGGAAAGCACGGCACGCCACTGTGAAGCGATGTTCAGCTCAGAATTTCAGGGTTGTACTAAGAAAACAATTCTTGCCACTGCCTCTGCTTTCACCAAGTATAAATCTAAGATCTGTACATTCATATACTGCTACGCCACTGTCCCATATCAGTCAATTTCAGCTTACCCACCAGAAGCAATGGTGGATCTAGGATTTTAATTTCtaaaacagggtggtccacctcCTAAAAAAGCTGACAACAGATATTACATGTGAACGTTCTAATTAAATTACCAATAGCACATAGAAATAGATCGATATGGTCTTACATACATGCTAAAATCCTCATGTAGACAGTTTGCATGTTTCTGAACATGAAACTGGATTATATTCAGATTGTAGCCTACAGGTCCAACATATTCAGATATTTCAAACAGTGTTTGTTTAACATGGAAATGATGTATCATTAATCTTTGTTACAGAAATGGGGAATGGAGAGGGTGGACTGAGGACCCAGACAATGAATAATTTCTCATGCCTTCAGGTGTACTCCCTCGGTGCCAAATTACTTGTCACTCAAATGGACGTATCTAAGCACTAACGCAAGGAGTACTTGGATGCTCTCCGATCACTTGTACGTGCTGAGATAAGATCCGGCGGAAAACCAGGGAAAGACTAACAACATTGCTAGATGAGCTTAAGAATGAGGTACTATCTCAAACTGGAAACATTTTATCATATCCATCAGAAGATGCAGATTTAACTGAGCTGCCTATTCTAAAGAGCATTCTACAGATATAAATCATAAGGGATCCATTCTTCTGACTATTTGAGTTTGAACTTTGTCCAGTCCATTTGGCACGCGGAATGGTCcttgattcacttatattatggGCAATTGGGCACTATCAGGTATGACTGAAATTAAAGCAGCAGAAAATGGTTCTCATTTACTGAAATGGGACCGTACCTGCCTCCGGTCTCCTGACAAATCAGGGCGGCTGACGGCCTGAGCGGACTGCACGGCTGGGCACGCCGGCCTGCTGCCGACTCCCGACTGGCGCGGTGGCGCCTGGCGACGGCGAGGGTGCGAGGCAAGCGGCAGATCGGAACGCCTAGAGGAGCATAGGGGAATCGACACGGACAGAGCAAGACTGCCGCCCTGCGGGAGAGCACGGCCGCACGGGTGGCCTTTTTTTTTTGAGTACGGGTGCCTCCTGTGCATGAGTAGGTTTTTTTTAAGCTGTAGGCCAATTGGTTGCTGAAAATAAATACATGTCTTATTATATTTGATGAGTATGTATAATTGTATCAATATTTATTAAATATAAGTAGAATAATAATTAGATAAAACATTTTCATATGAATGGCTGAATAGCTTAGCGgatttttttcatgcatgtatgTTGAGATAATAAATAAGTTAATGGAGATAACGTCTTGTTTCTCTTATGTATATACGATTCGGCTTCTGGCGCACACCCCTCCAGTCTAATGGGTTAGGGCCGGCTCATATAAAGTCGTTGTTTTTCTATTTATGAACGGCTTTTTACATCAATCGGGGAAGCTTTTAGAAGATTCCAGTCGTTTTTGCGAGCCTTCTAGAACCTTTCGACTGGTTTTTCCTTTTTGTGTTTTTAGTTTGCTGGTggtttttttttctatttatttccttttccttattttattGTTTCTTTTTCTAAATGtgcatttttttaattttttaataAAATTCGTGAAAGTTTTTTTTGAAAcatgtgaacatttttcaaattgaTGAAGTTTGTTTGAATCTGTGATCTTTTGCAAATTGACGAACTATTTTTACAATTGGCAAACTTTTTTAAAATCTGTGGACCTTTTTTGAAATCAATGAAAATTTATGCATTTTTCCCAAGTTCGTgagttttttttttcaaaatttatgTACTTTTTAAAAAATTATGAATTTTTTTAATCAGAATTGATGATTTTTTAAATCAAAATggatgatttttttaaaaaaatctatGAACTCTTTTTGAATTTATTTACTTTTAGAATTCTGCAAAAAAATTCCAAATCCAGTAACTTTGTTTGAACTCGTGAACCTGTTTGAATTTCCGATTCTTTTtgaatttttgaattttttttccaAAAGTCAACGGTTGGCCGTTCTACTGGTCGACCGTACCGCCATGAGTTTTAGGCAAGCAAACCTTGTCATGGGCAATTAATGCAAAACCTTTCTCCTGGGTGCCATATTTCCTCCAAAAGCAATATTTGAGGTAGATGTTAAGTTGCTTAACCGCTGTCACAAGGATCAAAAGGGAGGACATGAAGAAGATGGGCATGATAGAGAATATTAATTTGATGAGGATAAGTTTATCTCTAGTTGACAGAAGTGTGGATCAGCCCAATAATCTATTTTCAATTCTATCCAGCATGGAAACAAAGTCTTCAATTCCAGGTTTGTAAGGCTCCGTGGAAAGCCAAGGTAAGTGTGAGATAAAGTGCCTACTTGGCAACCAAATAGCACAGCCAGCTCTTGCATTGTATGCTCAGGAGTATTGAGTTTCTATATATTGTGCAACATATCTTAGACAACGCACAAAGTATTCACAATTACATACATTGTGTTACAAAAACTCCGCATGACATTCCTGCATTGCACACTGTGCAACTGCGAGTCTTCGACAGCTGCTGCCGCTAGATGCATTTGCAAGGAATAGCAGGAGACAAAGGTAAATCTCAAGATTAATTTCTCTTAGCCCTCAATCTTAATCTAGTGATTAATCTATATTCTTCTTTTTACAACAAGTAGTGGGCTAGTGGCCTTGGAGTAGAGTTCGATCTGTTGTTGCCGACTTGGTCCTGGACTTATTGTTTCCTTGATGATCGAATTTGGATAGTTGCAGCCTGAAGAACACAGAGTGTCACTGATTTATTGTAACCTTCACTCCTTCAGCCTTCAAGTGCCTTCAATCCTTTTCTTACAAACATGCTGCCCAAAAAAACATTTATCTGGTTTCGAGAAAAGAACAAAGAGGAAAAGAATAGATAAGTTTATTTGAACTCAGAAGGGAGCTATGCATAAATTTGTTGTGAGGAATGACACTACTGATAATCTTGATGAATTAGATGGCAATGGTGCTGAAGAACAACAACCTGCTGAGAATGAGACCACAATTGAGAAAAACAATGCCCATGAGACTCCTATAAATTTGAGTGGCCGTGAGAATCCTACAAGTGTTGATGAACAAGGATCTTCTCCTTTTGATATCTATGACCCTAGAAACTGGGACGCTCTTGACAATAAAGCAAGAGATATTCTGATTGAGAAAGGGCCTACAAGGGAATACAATCTTGTATTCGAAACCGATAATATTGGAAGACATTTTTCGTGCGCTTACTACTCAAGAAAGCTTAGTGATGGGAAGGTCGGTGATCGGAAGTGATTGATGTACTCTAAACATGTGAATAAAGTTTACTGTTTTGGCTGCAAATTGTTCAAGTCCGAAAGTAGCAAAAATTTACTAGCATCTGAAGGACTAATGGACTGGAAGCATCTAAGCGAGAAGCTCAAACTTCATCAGTGTTGAGCATATCACTAACATGAATACTTGGAATGAGGTAAGACTGAGGCTAAGTAAAAATGTGACAATTGATAAAGATAAGATGCAAGAAATTGCAAAGGAGAAAGAGCGATGGAGACAAGTTCTGATTAGAATTGTTGCTGCAGTGAAGTTTCTTGCCAAGCATAATTTGGCTTTTCGAGGATCAAATGAGAAACTATACCAAGTTAGCAATGGAAACTTTTTGGGAGTAATTGAAATGATAGCAGAATTTGACCCAGTTATGCAAGATCATCTTAGGCGCATTCAAAATAGTGAAATTCACTATCATTATCTTGGGCATAAGATTCAGAATGAGTTAATTAGCCTTCTTGCTCAGAGTGTGAAAGATTCTATCTTAAAGGTAATTAAGGATGCCAAGTATTTCTCTGTTATTCTTGATTGTACCCCTGATGTGAGCCATCAAGAACAATTGACTCTAATTGTGAGATGTGTAAACATGTCAAGTGCCACTACAAAAATAAATGAGTATTTTTTAGAGTTCCTAAAGGTGGATGATACATCAGGACTTGGACTTTATAAAGAGTTAATAACTGCACTTGGGTTGCTTGGTTTGAATGTTAATGATGTTAGAGGTCAAGGATATGATAATGGTTCAAACATGAAGGGAAAACACCAAGGTGTCCAGAAGAGGCTACTTGAAATAAATCCGAGAGCATTGTACATGCCATGTGCCTGTCACAGCCTGAATCTTACTCTATGCGATATGGCAAAATCTTGCAGCAAAGCTATTACTTTCTTTGGAGTTGTGCAACAGATCTACATATTGTTTTCAGGCTCTACTAAAAGATGGCAGGTATTGCTTGATAAGCAATGCATTGCTAAATTGTTGTCGTAGCATATGGCTGCCCtcaccatgcatgcatgcacacataCATATTTTTCATGAGGATTCTAGCAAGATTTATTAATTGCTGTCTAAATATGCATATCGTGATGCCTAATCAAGATGATTACATGTGTTGTGTGTCGTAGAAACTTTAATTTCAAGCAAGAGATTGTGTTGTTCAAACTTAGAAAGATGATCATCGCAACGAAAGTGAAATGTTATTTTTTTGTAGAAGTTATTTGTTTCTCTCCGATTTCACTAACGAAAGCAAGTTGCGGTCATATTACAGTCTTGCAATTCGACTCAGAACATTTGGGGTACCATCTCTAAACTGAAGTTGCAAGCTCACTACAGGAGCAAAACTGAGAAGTGGAAGGCATGTTTTTTCTTTTCGAAACACATACGCATAGGGGTGAATGTAAGGAGGTAGTACCTTGGGAAAGAACTGTTCTTGACGGCCTTCTGGCCATACTTGCGCCAGCGGTAGCCATCGTCGAGGTGGTCGACCTCGCTCTTGGTTGCGAAGGCCACACGGGAGCCACGGGCCTTCTTCTCCCCCTTCCCCTTCTTCTCTTGCTCCTTCTTGGCGCTCCTGCATCAGTCGGTCAACGCAATGAGGATCATCATTAGTGATTCTTAGTTTTACGTGCATGATCTGAGAATTTCGCCACGGTAACCGACAGTACAATTTCTACATGCAAAGCGGAACTAAACAAGAAGTTGCCCGGAAAACTAGCTAGTTATGAGCCTGCATTGAGCGGCCGGTTCTTCTTTTCTTTCATTTGATTGGAAACAGGGGTGGAACCCCAGTTCCATTTCATGCAAACAACAACGTCTGTGAGTGAATTCCATTTTTTACCCTCTATTTTGATATTTTCGACAATAATTACCCTCATTTAGCAAGATTTTATCTGCTTTACCCATTTACCGAAAGTG is part of the Triticum urartu cultivar G1812 unplaced genomic scaffold, Tu2.1 TuUngrouped_contig_5897, whole genome shotgun sequence genome and harbors:
- the LOC125529843 gene encoding ADP-ribosylation factor-like protein 2 codes for the protein MGLLSIIRKIKRKEKEMRILMVGLDNLGKTTIVLKINGEDTGVISPTLGFNIKTIQYQKYSLNIWDVGGQKTIRSYWRNYFEQTDGLVWVVDSSDVRRLDDCRTELHNLLKEERLAGSSLLVFANKQDIQGALKPDEIAKVLNLEVMNKDRHWKIVGCSAYTSDGLLQGFDWLVQDIASRIYVLD